The window GTTGACTTCACGAATCTGAGATCCGAGATGATTTTGAATCTGAATTGTTGCATCACGAAGCATGATTGAGTGATCTGAAACCTGAATATATGCTCAATTCATCGTGATATTGACTAAATCATTTCAGAGACCTCAATCTTCTCCATAGTCACAAACCGAACAAGTTAATACTAATTTTGTGAAAGCTGTCAGTGTTCATCTTCCGTTAATGATTGTCGAACATTCAAATGATGTCAgccaataaaattttaatttttgtcttaaattaaaattaaccgACGACGGTGGCGGTGCGGCGGTGGTTGTTCTATATGATGAAGATGAATCGGAACCCAGATCGAAACCCAAATCGATGACCCAGATCGAAACCCAAAACATGattgttgttgggactgtatgatgaagatgaagatgaagatgaatcgGACTGTATGATAAGTGGTCTTCACATCTTAGTCGTAGATGTAATCTTCACCGGAAAACGCATCAGAACTCCGATGGTGGTGGCCTTTACTGAAGCGATGTCTAGCGTCGGAGTTCAATCGGAGTTCCAGATCTATTTTTGGTAAGAAGAAAATGATACCAAATGGGCGGCTACAAATCGAGGGTTGATCAATACAACAAAGCCCCAATTTAATTTTGAAGATACTTGTCAAACTCATACTCCGTATAACGCTCGAGATAAAAAAAATGGTaactttatcataaacaatgagttatataaaaaCGCATTACTTCGTATTATTTAGTAGACATTTTATGAAATTATTTTGGAGTGCTTTGCCAAAGATAATAAGAGAGAGGTAAACTTAAAAAAAACAATTTATTTTTAGACAGATATATAGCCTTACATGCCTAGCAAATGACTAACTTAAAAAGACAATTTTACCCTCATATGCAAAGCACATGTCATGACTTAACGGATATTTTTAACGGGAGATTGACGGAGGGACTCAGTATGCTTAAAAGTGATAATAGATGGACgctgaaagccaaaaaaaaaaaaaacttgagggacgctgttagctttttggggtaaaatggaGGGACGAATCAACCTGTCAAGCAACGGATACACTTCGTTCTTCCCAGTTTCTTGTAGGCCTCTACATAACTCTGCAATCATACGAGCCTTTTTTAATTGTGGATGATTAGGCACATCTATCTCATAATGTTGCAACTCATTTTTTATCTGAATATTTTCTTGCTCTGTAAAGTCCAAAGGATAAAGTTTTTTTGCCAGATTGCAAATATCAGTTTTATTGAAGAGCCTTCTAGGATCTAGAGCAACACTGAGTTGAAGAAGTTCAGTCACAGACTCATTGAATCTAGAGTTCAACTCTTGCAGTTGACTATCAAATAACATTAAGTGTGTGAGAGCAAAGGAAGCATCACCTTTTTGAGAAGAAGTAGATCCATTAATAGTAATGTCACGTAATACTATAATGGCAGGATCATACAATCTCAACAAGCTACGGATTGATCGGTAATGTAAGCTCGATCTTGTATCTCCAGGTCTTTGCAAACTTTGAAGTTGATTAGTTCCTCTACCACTCTGAAGCTCTCCAATATCGGCCAAATGAGAAATTTCAAATAATTGCGCATCTTGTAATTGATCGTGGCGCTTGGCAGAAGAATCAATGACATTTATAATGAAGTTCATATTCGTAAAAAATTTGCGTACTTCAACCACTTCTTTAGATGCTGCAACTAAAGCTAGTTGTAGCTGATGAGCAAAACAATGTATATAATAAGCACAAGGGCATTCTTTCAACATCAAAGCCTGTAATCCTTTCCATTCCCACGCATATTACTATCTCCATCATAACCTTGCCCCCAGATATCATGAACATCAAGCATATGAAAAGATAGAGATGACaagattttatttttttaaagtCAATGTTGTTGTATCTTTGACATGAACCAAGTCTAGAAACCTTTCATTGACATACCCATCTCAGTCTACAAATCTCACAACAATTGCCATTTGTTCTTTCTTAGATTCATCTCGGGACTCATCAACTATCAAATAAAATTTCGCATTCTCAATTTCATCACGAATGGATTGTTGTATATTTCTAGCAAAAATATGAAAAATTCCTTTTGCACATATGGTGATGTATACGTGGCATTTTGAGGAGCATTATGCAACACAAGATTCTCAACTTCCTTGTTATAAGAAGCAATAAACTTTAACAATTCTAGAAAATTTCCTTGATTTACTGAATTAGGTCTCTCATTTATGACCCCTAAAAGCACAACCTTGCATTGTGAGCCATTTAACTATTTCAACGGAAGTTTTAACTCTCAGTCTATTGTCCATAATTTCTTGAGCAATATGTTTCTCTATCACATTCTCTATACGACCCAACtgattttttaaatattcataacaTTTAACAGAAAAGTTATGAGCTAAAGTAGGAGTTTCACCTTCATGTTTGATGAAAGCACATTCTTTATCACAATTCACTTTTTTCATGTATTAAACCCTTTTATAGTAAATTTTTTAGAACCAGATCATCCTATAGGCTTCTTATTAAATAGATAGCATGGGAGACAATATGCATCATCTTTTTCTTGGGAATATTCTAACCATCAAAATCTACCAAACCAAGTTGATTGAAAACTTCGATTACCCTTTGAACCACTAGCACTTAAAGGATAATTTGACTTATGAAGTTGATAAGGTCCAAGTTTAATATATTCTCGTCTAATATCATCACGATGATTAC of the Rutidosis leptorrhynchoides isolate AG116_Rl617_1_P2 chromosome 5, CSIRO_AGI_Rlap_v1, whole genome shotgun sequence genome contains:
- the LOC139848582 gene encoding uncharacterized protein; translated protein: MGLKKTILDFFTKTSGVLDNQPSHEKVDDVTIDANNTESQPDDDNITEESPTIDVEKNDNSKPKEFKLDSLVRDPGIRPSIMEYPSNHRDDIRREYIKLGPYQLHKSNYPLSASGSKGVINERPNSVNQGNFLELLKFIASYNKEVENLVLHNAPQNATYTSPYLQLALVAASKEVVEVRKFFTNMNFIINVIDSSAKRHDQLQDAQLFEISHLADIGELQSGRGTNQLQSLQRPGDTRSSLHYRSIRSLLRLYDPAIIVLRDITINGSTSSQKGDASFALTHLMLFDSQLQELNSRFNESVTELLQLSVALDPRRLFNKTDICNLAKKLYPLDFTEQENIQIKNELQHYEIDVPNHPQLKKARMIAELCRGLQETGKNEVYPLLDRLLHEKYGLA